A part of Desulfomicrobium baculatum DSM 4028 genomic DNA contains:
- a CDS encoding 2-oxoacid:acceptor oxidoreductase subunit alpha, with the protein MHEELHLIMGGEAGQGLDTVSGLLVKAVVRSGRHLLGAHHVMSRVRGGHNNFRLRIGSRPVQGPPDTFHLLAAMSRESVDLHKDKLKDPGIILADAAWELPARPGMVAIPFEELASRPVFRNVALLGVIGAMLGLEASLFEEQLKEEFSDKGEKIVSSNLDVLASSMKWAVENAPSLPLPKADASIKMLSMDGNQAVVLGALAAGVRFCGYYPMSPATSIAEGLVQMAVEMGVVVEQAEDEIAAANMALGASYAGARSIVPTSGGGFALMTEAVSLAGVSETPVVFVVVQRPGPATGLATRTEQADLELVLYAGHGEFPRAILAPATLEDCFYLTHKAFDLAEKSQGPVFVLSDQYLASAPRSVAPFDLEVLAPIAEPDLNDAEPENYRRYNWDNPISPRRIPGHGQSLVLADSHEHDEAGHIIEDGGIRVRMQDKRQAKMEVILSEVLPPEFSGDEEPDLLLVGWGSTCEVLREVTAGLRASGVKAACLCFTQVWPLIPETFMPRLEAARTVVTVEGNSTAQFAGLLRKTTGFHIHDTVLRYDGRTLTAGFVMERLQPILEAL; encoded by the coding sequence GTGCACGAAGAACTGCATTTGATCATGGGAGGGGAGGCCGGTCAGGGCCTGGATACCGTGTCCGGGCTGCTGGTGAAGGCCGTGGTCCGCTCGGGCAGGCATCTGCTCGGGGCCCATCATGTCATGTCCCGGGTACGGGGCGGGCACAACAATTTTCGCCTGCGCATCGGCTCGCGTCCCGTGCAGGGACCGCCGGATACCTTTCACCTGCTGGCGGCCATGAGCCGGGAGAGCGTGGATCTGCACAAGGACAAGCTCAAGGATCCGGGCATCATCCTGGCCGACGCGGCCTGGGAGCTGCCTGCGCGTCCCGGCATGGTGGCCATCCCCTTTGAGGAGCTCGCGTCGCGTCCTGTGTTCCGCAACGTGGCCTTGCTTGGCGTGATCGGGGCCATGCTGGGCCTTGAGGCATCCCTGTTCGAGGAACAGCTAAAGGAAGAGTTCAGCGACAAGGGGGAAAAGATCGTCTCCAGCAACCTCGATGTGCTGGCGTCTTCCATGAAGTGGGCCGTTGAAAATGCGCCGAGCCTGCCCCTGCCCAAAGCCGATGCCTCGATCAAGATGCTCAGCATGGACGGTAACCAGGCCGTGGTTCTGGGCGCGCTGGCGGCCGGGGTGCGTTTTTGCGGCTACTATCCCATGTCTCCGGCGACTTCCATCGCTGAAGGGTTGGTGCAGATGGCTGTTGAAATGGGCGTCGTGGTGGAGCAGGCCGAGGATGAGATCGCGGCCGCGAACATGGCGCTGGGCGCGTCCTACGCCGGAGCGCGGAGCATCGTGCCCACCTCCGGCGGCGGGTTCGCTCTCATGACCGAGGCCGTCAGCCTGGCCGGAGTCTCGGAGACGCCCGTGGTCTTTGTCGTGGTGCAGCGCCCCGGCCCGGCCACGGGTCTGGCCACGCGCACGGAGCAGGCGGATCTGGAACTTGTGCTCTATGCCGGGCATGGCGAATTTCCACGCGCCATCCTCGCTCCGGCCACGCTGGAGGATTGCTTTTATCTGACCCATAAGGCGTTTGATCTGGCCGAAAAAAGCCAGGGCCCGGTCTTCGTGCTCTCGGACCAGTATCTGGCCAGCGCCCCGCGGTCTGTCGCGCCCTTTGATCTGGAGGTGCTTGCGCCCATTGCGGAGCCTGACCTGAACGATGCCGAGCCGGAGAACTACCGTCGCTACAACTGGGACAATCCCATATCCCCCCGGCGCATCCCCGGGCACGGGCAGAGCCTGGTCCTGGCCGATTCCCATGAACACGACGAGGCCGGACACATCATCGAGGACGGAGGCATCCGCGTGCGCATGCAGGACAAGCGCCAGGCCAAGATGGAGGTGATCCTGTCAGAAGTCCTGCCGCCGGAGTTCTCGGGCGACGAAGAGCCGGACCTGCTGCTGGTCGGCTGGGGATCCACCTGCGAGGTCTTGCGCGAAGTGACCGCAGGCCTGCGCGCAAGCGGGGTCAAGGCCGCCTGCCTGTGCTTCACCCAGGTCTGGCCTCTGATTCCCGAAACCTTCATGCCGCGTCTTGAAGCGGCACGGACAGTCGTGACGGTGGAAGGGAACAGCACCGCCCAGTTCGCGGGCCTGCTGCGCAAGACCACAGGTTTTCACATCCACGACACCGTTCTGCGCTATGACGGCCGGACCCTGACGGCCGGGTTCGTCATGGAGCGGCTGCAGCCCATCCTGGAGGCTTTATGA
- a CDS encoding thiamine pyrophosphate-dependent enzyme, whose product MIDTKTYGEFKTSWCPGCGNHDVLVAVKDALADQGILPHQFVMVSGIGQAAKIVHYLKCNGFNGLHGRALSPAQAIKLASPEMTVLVESGDGCTYGEGGNHFLAAIRRNVNITLIVHDNQIYGLTKGQSSPTTMTGHKTKNNPLGVFDQPFNPVAVAVAMRASFVARTFSGFHEHAVQTIVQAMRHPGFALVDMHSPCISFNKVNTFAWYKARCKEASHDPKDWAAAMTVAQTFGEEIPIGVLFREERPSKDTMLPQCADGALYSKAVDMAAVKRCMLAYA is encoded by the coding sequence ATGATCGACACCAAGACCTACGGCGAATTCAAGACCAGCTGGTGCCCCGGCTGCGGCAATCATGACGTGCTCGTGGCCGTCAAGGACGCCCTGGCCGATCAGGGCATTTTGCCGCATCAGTTCGTGATGGTCTCCGGCATCGGCCAGGCGGCCAAGATCGTGCACTATCTCAAATGCAACGGTTTCAACGGGCTGCACGGGCGCGCCCTGTCCCCGGCCCAGGCCATCAAGCTGGCTAGTCCGGAGATGACCGTGCTGGTGGAGTCGGGTGACGGCTGCACCTACGGCGAGGGCGGAAACCATTTCCTGGCCGCCATCCGCCGCAACGTGAACATCACCCTCATCGTGCATGACAATCAGATCTACGGCCTGACCAAGGGACAATCGAGCCCCACGACCATGACCGGGCACAAGACCAAGAACAACCCCCTGGGCGTCTTCGATCAGCCTTTCAATCCCGTGGCCGTGGCCGTGGCCATGCGCGCCTCTTTCGTGGCCCGGACCTTCTCGGGGTTTCATGAGCATGCCGTGCAGACCATCGTGCAGGCCATGCGGCACCCCGGCTTCGCCCTGGTGGACATGCACTCGCCCTGCATTTCGTTCAACAAGGTCAACACCTTTGCCTGGTACAAGGCCCGGTGCAAGGAAGCGAGCCATGATCCCAAGGACTGGGCCGCCGCCATGACCGTGGCCCAGACTTTCGGCGAGGAAATTCCCATCGGCGTGCTGTTTCGCGAGGAGCGGCCTTCCAAGGACACGATGCTTCCGCAGTGCGCAGACGGCGCTCTGTATAGCAAGGCGGTGGACATGGCGGCCGTGAAACGGTGCATGCTCGCCTACGCCTGA
- a CDS encoding peptidylprolyl isomerase codes for MAKARARHILVATEEVCQALKKKITEEGGDFAEIARNYSQCPSGKRGGDLGTFGPGQMVAEFDQVCFNEAVGVVHGPVKTQFGFHLVEVTERS; via the coding sequence ATGGCCAAAGCACGTGCCCGTCACATTCTGGTGGCAACCGAAGAGGTTTGCCAGGCTCTGAAAAAGAAGATCACCGAAGAGGGCGGAGATTTCGCCGAGATCGCCCGCAATTATTCACAGTGCCCGTCCGGCAAGCGCGGCGGAGATCTGGGCACATTCGGCCCCGGTCAGATGGTGGCAGAATTCGACCAGGTTTGCTTCAACGAGGCCGTCGGCGTCGTGCACGGACCGGTCAAGACCCAGTTCGGCTTTCACCTGGTGGAAGTGACCGAGCGCTCCTAA
- the mtnA gene encoding S-methyl-5-thioribose-1-phosphate isomerase, protein MEDHIQFDADACALLLLDQRKLPLVEETYPCRTVEDVIYALQTMVVRGAPAIGVSAAYGCRIALKQAMAAGAYWRNELERLLSMLAQARPTAVNLAWAVGVMREAGAGIQDPRELGEVWSALAMKIHAEDIAMNKAMGRFGGALLDDGDTVMTHCNAGALATAGYGTALGVIRGAVDMGKKISVIANETRPFLQGARLTAYELHKDSIPVTVACDNACSLLMKRGLVHKVVVGADRIVANGDVANKIGTSGVAILARHYGIPFYVAAPSSTFDLATPDGSLIPIEDRTPLEVTHVGSTQITPDGVPVFNFAFDVTDHSLITGIITERGVLSPPYTSSIADIIGQDPRS, encoded by the coding sequence ATGGAAGATCACATTCAGTTCGATGCCGATGCCTGCGCCCTCCTGCTCCTGGACCAGCGCAAACTGCCCCTGGTGGAAGAGACTTATCCCTGCCGCACGGTGGAGGACGTCATCTACGCCCTGCAGACCATGGTCGTGCGCGGGGCGCCTGCCATCGGCGTCAGCGCCGCCTACGGATGCCGCATAGCGCTGAAGCAGGCCATGGCGGCCGGAGCGTATTGGCGCAACGAGCTTGAGCGCCTGCTTTCCATGCTGGCCCAGGCCCGGCCCACGGCGGTCAATCTGGCCTGGGCCGTGGGCGTGATGCGCGAGGCCGGAGCAGGCATCCAGGACCCGCGCGAACTGGGCGAGGTCTGGTCGGCGCTGGCCATGAAGATCCACGCCGAGGACATTGCCATGAACAAGGCCATGGGCCGTTTCGGCGGGGCTTTGCTGGACGACGGCGACACGGTCATGACCCACTGCAACGCCGGAGCCCTGGCCACGGCCGGGTACGGTACGGCCCTGGGCGTGATCCGGGGCGCGGTGGACATGGGTAAGAAGATTTCCGTCATCGCCAACGAGACCCGGCCTTTTCTGCAGGGCGCGCGGCTCACGGCCTATGAACTGCACAAGGATTCCATCCCCGTCACCGTGGCCTGCGACAACGCCTGTTCGCTGCTGATGAAGCGCGGGCTGGTGCACAAGGTCGTGGTCGGGGCGGATCGCATCGTGGCCAATGGCGACGTGGCCAACAAGATCGGCACCTCCGGCGTGGCCATCCTGGCCCGGCATTACGGCATCCCTTTCTACGTGGCTGCGCCCAGTTCCACCTTCGATCTGGCCACGCCCGACGGCAGCCTCATTCCCATCGAGGATCGCACCCCGCTGGAAGTGACCCATGTGGGAAGTACGCAGATAACCCCGGACGGAGTCCCGGTTTTCAATTTTGCATTCGATGTCACGGATCATTCGCTGATCACGGGCATCATCACTGAACGCGGGGTTCTTTCCCCTCCCTACACATCGAGTATCGCCGATATCATCGGCCAGGACCCAAGATCATGA
- the der gene encoding ribosome biogenesis GTPase Der, which yields MNQHLPMVALIGRPNVGKSTLFNRLIKRRVSITHDMAGVTRDSIFSEVRGETRTYMLIDTGGLVPDSSDEIEISIFDQAREAMAGADLILFIVDGRTGLHPQDEQVGQYLRQSGKEVRVLVNKVDGPEQEETLAADFYSLGFPLQCVSASHGFGMGDLREMIETALPKDECENVEQPQGGLKIALLGRPNAGKSSTINALLGKKRLMVSAEAGTTRDCVDVTVQRGGKTYTFVDTAGVRRKSKVIDSLEYFSVVHSMQAAKQADVVVLVLDIMDGVVGQDKRLLSFLDTEKVPFVIVVNKIDLLSKDQLAKTKKDLVDQFAFCAHVPVLYSSSVSMAGLGGLLPLIEKLWEQCGQRVTTGELNRLVKMVTERHQPPVMGGRRGKIYYMTQADSRPPTFVFFVNDEKLFHGSYVRYLENQLRKVFRMDKTPIRMVFRSSHDNEKGK from the coding sequence ATGAACCAGCACCTTCCCATGGTGGCCCTTATCGGGCGTCCCAACGTGGGCAAATCCACTCTTTTCAACCGCCTCATCAAAAGGCGGGTCTCCATTACCCACGACATGGCCGGCGTGACCCGGGACAGCATCTTCAGCGAGGTGCGCGGCGAGACGCGCACCTACATGCTCATCGACACGGGCGGACTTGTTCCCGACTCCAGCGACGAGATCGAGATCAGCATCTTTGACCAGGCCAGAGAGGCCATGGCCGGAGCGGACCTGATCCTGTTCATTGTCGACGGCCGGACCGGGTTGCACCCCCAGGACGAGCAGGTCGGGCAGTATCTGCGCCAGAGCGGCAAGGAAGTGCGCGTCCTCGTCAACAAGGTGGACGGCCCCGAGCAGGAAGAAACCCTGGCGGCGGATTTTTACAGCCTGGGCTTTCCCCTGCAGTGCGTGTCCGCCTCCCACGGTTTCGGCATGGGCGATCTGCGTGAGATGATCGAAACGGCGCTGCCGAAGGACGAGTGCGAAAACGTCGAGCAGCCCCAGGGAGGCCTCAAGATCGCCCTGCTTGGCCGCCCCAACGCGGGCAAGTCCTCGACCATCAACGCGCTTCTGGGCAAGAAGCGGCTCATGGTCAGCGCCGAGGCCGGCACCACCCGCGACTGCGTGGACGTGACCGTGCAGCGCGGCGGCAAGACCTACACCTTTGTGGACACCGCCGGGGTGCGCCGCAAGTCCAAGGTCATCGATTCCCTGGAATATTTCAGCGTCGTGCACTCCATGCAGGCCGCCAAGCAGGCCGACGTGGTCGTGCTGGTGCTCGACATCATGGACGGCGTGGTCGGGCAGGACAAACGGCTGTTGTCCTTTCTGGACACGGAGAAGGTTCCCTTTGTCATCGTCGTCAACAAGATCGATCTCTTGAGCAAGGATCAGCTGGCCAAGACCAAAAAGGATCTGGTGGACCAGTTCGCTTTCTGCGCCCATGTGCCGGTTCTCTATTCCTCGTCCGTGTCCATGGCGGGGCTGGGCGGGCTTTTGCCCCTGATCGAGAAGCTCTGGGAGCAGTGCGGCCAGCGCGTGACCACGGGCGAACTCAACCGCCTGGTCAAGATGGTCACCGAACGGCATCAGCCGCCGGTCATGGGCGGTCGCCGGGGCAAGATCTACTACATGACCCAGGCCGACTCCCGGCCGCCGACCTTCGTCTTCTTCGTCAACGACGAGAAGCTCTTTCACGGCAGTTACGTGCGCTATCTGGAAAATCAGCTACGCAAGGTCTTCCGCATGGACAAGACGCCCATCCGCATGGTCTTCCGTTCCAGCCACGACAACGAAAAAGGCAAGTAG
- a CDS encoding branched-chain amino acid transaminase, with translation MVQKADKIWFDGKLVPWDEAQVHVLTHTLHYGVGVFEGIRCYVCSDGSSAVFRLQEHVERLFLSAKINEMVIPFTQQQIFDAIIDTLKANRQPEGYVRPLCFIGAGAMGVFPGDNPIQTIIATWPWGAYLGAEALEKGIRIKTSTFTRHHVNVMMTKAKTCGNYVNSVLAKREALADGYHEALMLDAEGYVSEATGENIFMVRNGVVKTPPLGSILAGITRETLMILAEDLGYTVVEDRFTRDELYCADEAFFTGTAAEVTPIREIDRRTIGQGSRGPVTAALQDAYFKLLRGDNPKYGKWLARYTI, from the coding sequence ATGGTTCAGAAAGCTGACAAGATTTGGTTCGACGGTAAGCTCGTGCCCTGGGACGAGGCGCAGGTCCACGTTCTGACCCACACCCTGCATTACGGCGTAGGCGTTTTCGAGGGCATCCGCTGCTACGTCTGTTCCGACGGAAGCTCGGCCGTATTCCGGTTGCAGGAGCATGTGGAGAGGCTCTTTCTGTCGGCCAAGATCAACGAGATGGTCATCCCCTTCACGCAGCAGCAGATTTTCGACGCCATCATCGACACCTTGAAAGCCAACCGCCAGCCCGAGGGCTACGTCCGGCCCCTGTGCTTCATCGGCGCCGGAGCCATGGGCGTCTTTCCCGGCGACAACCCCATCCAGACCATCATCGCCACCTGGCCGTGGGGCGCGTATCTTGGCGCCGAAGCCCTGGAGAAAGGCATCCGCATCAAGACCTCGACCTTCACCCGGCATCACGTCAACGTCATGATGACCAAGGCCAAGACCTGCGGCAACTACGTCAACTCCGTGCTGGCCAAGCGCGAGGCCCTGGCCGACGGCTATCACGAGGCCCTCATGCTCGACGCCGAAGGGTATGTGTCCGAGGCGACCGGGGAAAATATTTTCATGGTCCGCAACGGCGTGGTCAAGACTCCGCCCCTGGGCTCCATCCTGGCCGGCATCACCCGCGAGACGCTCATGATCCTGGCCGAGGACCTCGGCTACACCGTCGTCGAGGACCGTTTCACCCGTGACGAGCTGTACTGCGCCGACGAGGCCTTTTTCACCGGTACGGCGGCGGAGGTCACGCCCATCCGCGAAATCGACCGCCGCACCATCGGCCAGGGCAGTCGCGGCCCGGTCACGGCGGCCTTGCAGGACGCCTATTTCAAGCTGCTGCGCGGCGACAATCCGAAGTACGGAAAGTGGCTGGCCCGCTACACGATCTAG